From the genome of Pelobacter propionicus DSM 2379, one region includes:
- a CDS encoding SOS response-associated peptidase — translation MCGRLVIDLSPEMITEIYGIIRDIERELNPRYNVTPSQTIPIVKVDADGGRELAFVRWGLIPSWAKDIAIGNSLINARSETAAEKPSFRSAFKRRRCIIPTGGFYEWQRQDGKRKQPWYFRMADGSPVSIAGLWEHWQGSDGQVIESCSILTTSANELMAPIHERMPVILSHECQAAWLNPKLTDVAVLQEFCRPCSSELLSAYPVSSLVNSPKNDSAECIVPVRILGSSKGQITDCR, via the coding sequence ATGTGCGGTCGTCTGGTCATTGATCTGTCACCGGAAATGATCACTGAGATTTACGGGATCATCAGGGACATCGAGCGCGAACTAAATCCGAGATATAACGTTACTCCATCCCAGACCATACCAATTGTCAAAGTTGATGCGGATGGTGGCCGGGAGCTTGCTTTCGTCAGATGGGGACTCATTCCGTCCTGGGCGAAAGATATCGCGATCGGCAATAGCCTGATCAATGCCCGGTCGGAGACCGCCGCGGAAAAACCGTCATTCAGGTCTGCTTTCAAGCGTCGGCGCTGCATCATTCCGACGGGAGGGTTTTATGAATGGCAGCGGCAGGATGGGAAACGAAAACAGCCATGGTATTTCCGGATGGCTGATGGAAGTCCGGTGTCGATTGCGGGGTTATGGGAGCATTGGCAGGGGAGCGATGGACAGGTTATCGAGTCCTGTTCCATCCTGACAACCAGCGCCAATGAACTGATGGCACCAATCCATGAGAGGATGCCGGTGATTCTCAGTCATGAGTGTCAAGCGGCCTGGCTCAATCCGAAGCTTACAGATGTTGCAGTACTGCAGGAGTTTTGCCGGCCTTGCTCTTCAGAACTACTGAGTGCGTATCCTGTTTCGTCACTGGTAAACAGTCCGAAAAACGATTCTGCTGAATGTATCGTCCCCGTCAGAATCCTTGGCAGTTCCAAAGGGCAGATAACCGATTGCAGATGA